Genomic segment of Candidatus Baltobacteraceae bacterium:
ACGCGCACGTCCTTTTGCTCCTGATAACGCTGATCGCGATCGGGCTTGCCGTCTCGTTCGCGGATTTTACGATCGTCTTGCGCGCGCGCAAGGGGCGCGTCGGCGTTTCGCACGCCGGACATGCCGCCGGCGCAATCGCATTTATCGTCGCGCTCGGCATGGCGCTGTTCGCCATCGGACGCTAGCGCCGTAATCGTTCGTAGGAGTCCGTCGGCCGCAGGCCAATGCCAGGCCTATGATTTTTGCGGTACCCCGCGAGGCCGCTTCTAAGGAGCGCAGGGTTGCGCTCGTGCCCGAAACGGTCTCGAAGTTCGTCAAGTCCGGTATTTCGGTTCGCGTGCAGCGCGGCGCCGGCACCGCCGCGGCCTTCCCCGACGATCTCTACACGGCGGCGGGGGCGACGATCGTTGACGATCCGCGCCAACTCGTCGCCGAGGCCGACGCCGTACTCACCGTCGGCCGGCCGTCGCCCGAAACGCTGGGAGCGCTTCGGCCCGGCACCGTCGTCGTCGGATTTCTCAATCCGTTAGGCGACCCGGCGTATCTCGCGGATCTCGCGCGAGCCGGCGTCACGGCCCTAGCGATGGAAATGATCCCGCGCATCACGCGCGCGCAATCGATGGACGCCCTTTCGTCGCAAAGTAATATCGCAGGTTATAAAGCGGTGCTGCTCGGGGCCGCCACGCTCCCGAAGTTTTTTCCGATGCTCACGACCGCCGCGGGAACGATCCCGCCCGCCAAGGTGCTCGTGCTCGGAGCCGGCGTCGCGGGCTTACAGGCGATCGCGACCGCGCGGCGGCTCGGCGCCGTGGTCAGCGGTTACGACGTGCGTGCCGTCGTCAAAGAACAGGTGCAGTCACTCGGCGCGACGTTCCTGGAGTTCGATCTCGGCGGCGATGCCGAGGGCGCGGGAGGCTACGCTAAGGAGCTCACGCCCGAACAGCAGGAGCGCCAGCGCGCGTGGATGGTCGAACAGATCGGAGCGAACGACGTTGTGATCACGACCGCGCTCGTTCCGGGCCGCAAGGCTCCCATACTCGTCAGCGAAGCGGCGGTTGCCGCGATGAAACCCGGAAGCGTGATCGTCGATATCGCGGCCGAAGCCGGCGGCAACTGCGCGCTGACCAAGGCCGACGAAATCGTGACCTCCGGCAACGGCGTGGCCATCGTCGGTACGACGAACCTTCCGTCGACGATGCCGTACCACGCAAGCCAGCTCTACTCGCGCAATATCAACGCGCTATTGTCGCCGTGGATCAAAGACGGCGTACTGACGATCGACATGAACGACGACGTCGCCAAAGGCGCGTGCGTCGTTCACGCAGGCAACGCTCTGGTAGGAGGACCCGCATCGTAATGGATGCCGCACACTATCTCAACCTGTTGCTGGTACTCGTTCTGGCGATCTTCGTCGGTTTCGAAGTCATCTCGAAAGTTCCGACGACCTTGCACACGCCGCTGATGTCGGCGACCAATGCGATTCACGGCATCGTCATCGTCGGCGCGATCGTCATCGTCGCGCAGCTCTTCGGCGGCTCGGCCCCCGGGGTAGTCATGATCGGGCTCGCGACTGCGGCCGTAACGTTGGGCGCGATCAACGTCTTCGGCGGATTCGCCGTTACCGAACGCATGCTGCAGATGTTCAAGGGTAAGGAGCGGACCAAGTGAGCGCCACCGCGGTCGGCCTCTATCTCGGCGATCTCGTCGCCATCGCGCTCTTTATGTACGGCCTGCACGAACTGAACTCGCCGGCGACGGCGCGGCGGGGCAACCGCATTGCGATGATCGGCATGGTTATCGCGATCGTCGCCATCCTCATACAAACCGGCGCCGTCGGCTGGTGGGCGATTCTCATCGGTGTCGTCGTGGGCGGTGCCGTCGGCATCGTCGCAGCCTTCAAAGTCAAAATGACCGCGATGCCGCAGATGGTCGCGCTGTACAACGGCGCGGGCGGCGGCGCGGCGGCGCTCATTTCGATCGTCGAGTACTACGTGTCGCTCAACGGAACGGCGTCGCTCGACAACGTGATCGCAGTCTCGCTCGTTCTCTCGCTCATCATTGGGGCGGTCAGCTTCGCCGGCTCGATCATCGCGTTTCTCAAGCTTCAGGAGTTGATGACCGGGCGCCCGGTGACGTATCCGGGACAGCAGGTCGTCAACGCAATCATTCTTCTCGCGATTGTCGGGCTGGGCGTGTGGTTCGTCGTCACGCTGGGGATTTTGCCGCCGGGCGCGTTCCTTGGCCTCGTCGTCGCCGCGCTGCTGCTCGGCGTGCTCTTCGTGCTCCCGATCGGCGGGGCCGACATGCCGGTCGTGATCTCGCTGCTCAACTCGTGTACCGGCGTGGCCGTCGCGATCGCGGGGTTCGAGATCAACTCGTTCCTGCTCATCGTGTGCGGTGCGCTCGTCGGCGCGAGCGGTACGATTCTCACGGTTGCGATGGGCAAAGCGATGAATCGTCCGCTGACCAACGTGCTTTTCGGCGCGTTCGGTTCGGCCGGCGGGACCGAAGCGGTGACCGGCTCGGGTGGGCCGCAGCAGATTCGTCAAGCCAGTGCCGACGACGTCGCAATCATGCTGGCCTATGCCAACAAGGTCGTCTTCGTTCCGGGATACGGCATGGCGGTCGCGCAAGCGCAGCATAGCGTCAAAGCGCTAGCCGATCAGCTCGAAAAGCGCGGCGTCAAAGTGCTTTACGCGATCCATCCGGTCGCCGGACGTATGCCGGGGCACATGAACGTTCTGCTCGCGGAAGCCAACGTGCCCTACAATCAGCTGCTCGACATGGAAGACGTCAATCCGGAGTTTTCGACGACCGACGTCGCGCTGGTCATCGGCGCTAACGACGTCACCAATCCGGCCGCGCGCAACGTCGCGAGTTCGCCGATTTACGGCATGCCGATCCTCGACGTCGACAAAGCCAACAACGTCGTCGTGCTCAAGCGCTCGATGCGCTCGGGGTTTGCGGGCATCGAAAATCCATTGTACGAGATGCCCAACTGCTCGATGCTCTTCGGCGACGCGAAAGCGTCGGTCGAGGAACTCACTGCGGCGGTAAAAGCTACTTAGAAACTCAAAAGCGCCGTCTAGAGCTTCTTCATGTCTTTGACGAGCGCAGAAGCGGTCGCGGCTGGAACGCCGATCGATTCGAGATAGCGCACGTTCTCCATCGATCCGCCCCCGGATCGTACGACGACCCACGAACCCTTTTGTTTGACGATCGCTTCGCCTTTGCCGCCGGGATCGCCGGTATCCCAGCGCGTGAGAATCCACACGCCTTCTTGCGACATCGGGCCGACGATAATCACCGGAACGTGCATGCGTGCCTGCATCACCGAAACGATCGTCGCGTGCGTCGCCTCGGATGGGATTTTGGCAACGGCTAACCCCGTCGTGCCGATACACAACGCGAGAATTGCGACAGCTTTCTTCAATATACGCCTGCCCTTCGACTTCGTTTATCCTGAGCGTAGCACACGAAGTGTGCGAAGTCGAAGGGCTCAGGATGACAGTATCAGGATGACACTAGGGGTGGTGGTTCGGTGAGCGGTGGCGGAGGGAGTTCGGACGTTTGGGGCGGTTTCTTCTTTTTGCGTTCGGTCCAGTTGACGACTAGGACATAAAGCACGGGTACGATCGCCAAGTTCATGACGGTCGAGACGAGCATGCCGCCCAGAACGGCGGTGCCGAGCGAAATGCGCGACTGCGCTCCGTCCCCGTGTGCGAAGGCGAGCGGCAAAATGCCTAGGATGAAGGCGATCGACGTCATGAGAATCGGCCGCAGGCGCGTCGCCGCGGCGTGCGTGACCGCATCGATCGTATCGCGTCCTTCCTCGCGAAGTTGATTCGCGAACTCGACGATAAGAATCGCGTTCTTCGCGGCCAGACCGACGAGCATGATATACCCGATCTGCGCGTAGACGTCGCTCGTGGTGATGTAGATCGGAACCGGATGTCCCGCGAGTTTACTGTGAATCAGGAACGTTACGACGCCGGCCCAAAAGCGCAGGAAGATCGCGCCGACCGCGCCCAACAGCGCCAGCGGCACCGCGAGCATGATGACGAACGGCGTCGTCAAGCTCTCGTATTGCGCGACTAGAATCAAGAACACGAAGAGCAGGCCCATAGCGAAGATGGCGATCGTCTGTGGCCCGCTCGACACTTGCTCGCGCGCGATGCCGCTCCACGCGTACGACATGCCGAAGGGCAAGTTCTCCTTCGCCAATCGCATCATCGTACCGAGCGCGTTACCCGAACTGGAATCGGCCGACGGCTGACCGTCTATTTCGATCGCATTGTATTCGTTGAAACGCATGATCGTCACGTAAGCGTTGACGTTCTGCAGCTTCAAGAACTGCGACGCCGGCATCATGGCGCCGGCCGAGTTGGCGACGTAGACGCGCGAGAGCGACTGCATCGTCGCGCGATCCTTAGCGCGTGCCTGAACGACCACGTTGTACGACCGGCTTCCGTAGTCGAAGAAGTTCACGAACGTCGAGCCGGTGCTCGCGTTGAGCGTTTGGAAAAAGCTCGACGGCGAGATGCCGAACTGCTGCGCCTTCGCACGATCGAAGTTCGCCTGCAGGTACGGACCGCTGAAGATCGTCGGGTAACGCATCGCTTCGAGCTTGGGATCCGCGGCGGCTTTCGCAAGAATCGTTCCGGCAACCTTACTGAGTTTATCCAAGCCGAGATTGTTGACGTCCTCGATCTCAAACGCGAATCCGCCCGTCGAGCCTAAACCCGGAATCGGCGGCGGATTGGCCGGAAGCGCCGTCACGCCGGGCATTTTCATGAATTCCATATACAGTTGGTATTGCAGATAGACCGCGCTGCTTTCGATGCCCGCACGTTCTTTCATGGGCTTGAGCGTGACGAAGAGCGTTGCTTGATTCGAACCGTTGTTAGCTAACCCAAAGCCGATGCCCGACGTTACCGCCTCCACTTGCGGAAGATGGAGCATATAGCTTTCCATCTTCTTGACGACGGCGGTCGTCTGATCCATCGACGACTGAATCGGCAGCGACACGATGACGAAGAGCAAGCTCTGATCTTCCTCGGGTATGAAGCCCTGCGGCGTAACGACGAAGAGAGCTCCGACGAGCACCAGTCCGCCAAGGAAGATCATGACCATCGTTCGGGCGTGCGCGATGAATCTCGGCACGAGGCCTTCGTACGACGCGGTCAACGCGGCGAGCTTCTTGTTGAACCATTCGAGAAAGACGTTCTTGGTCGGTTCTTCGCCGTGCACCCATTGGTAGGTGAGCACCGGGGCGAGCGTCATTGCCGTAAAGAGCGAAATTCCGATTGACGCG
This window contains:
- a CDS encoding NAD(P) transhydrogenase subunit alpha, translating into MDAAHYLNLLLVLVLAIFVGFEVISKVPTTLHTPLMSATNAIHGIVIVGAIVIVAQLFGGSAPGVVMIGLATAAVTLGAINVFGGFAVTERMLQMFKGKERTK
- a CDS encoding NAD(P)(+) transhydrogenase (Re/Si-specific) subunit beta, which gives rise to MSATAVGLYLGDLVAIALFMYGLHELNSPATARRGNRIAMIGMVIAIVAILIQTGAVGWWAILIGVVVGGAVGIVAAFKVKMTAMPQMVALYNGAGGGAAALISIVEYYVSLNGTASLDNVIAVSLVLSLIIGAVSFAGSIIAFLKLQELMTGRPVTYPGQQVVNAIILLAIVGLGVWFVVTLGILPPGAFLGLVVAALLLGVLFVLPIGGADMPVVISLLNSCTGVAVAIAGFEINSFLLIVCGALVGASGTILTVAMGKAMNRPLTNVLFGAFGSAGGTEAVTGSGGPQQIRQASADDVAIMLAYANKVVFVPGYGMAVAQAQHSVKALADQLEKRGVKVLYAIHPVAGRMPGHMNVLLAEANVPYNQLLDMEDVNPEFSTTDVALVIGANDVTNPAARNVASSPIYGMPILDVDKANNVVVLKRSMRSGFAGIENPLYEMPNCSMLFGDAKASVEELTAAVKAT
- a CDS encoding Re/Si-specific NAD(P)(+) transhydrogenase subunit alpha; the protein is MIFAVPREAASKERRVALVPETVSKFVKSGISVRVQRGAGTAAAFPDDLYTAAGATIVDDPRQLVAEADAVLTVGRPSPETLGALRPGTVVVGFLNPLGDPAYLADLARAGVTALAMEMIPRITRAQSMDALSSQSNIAGYKAVLLGAATLPKFFPMLTTAAGTIPPAKVLVLGAGVAGLQAIATARRLGAVVSGYDVRAVVKEQVQSLGATFLEFDLGGDAEGAGGYAKELTPEQQERQRAWMVEQIGANDVVITTALVPGRKAPILVSEAAVAAMKPGSVIVDIAAEAGGNCALTKADEIVTSGNGVAIVGTTNLPSTMPYHASQLYSRNINALLSPWIKDGVLTIDMNDDVAKGACVVHAGNALVGGPAS
- a CDS encoding efflux RND transporter permease subunit — encoded protein: MIEFFLKRPLFAAVMSFIVLLAGAITLPTLPISQYPQIAPPTVTVTAQYPGADAQSVVRSVTSPLEININGADGMQYMQSYSSANGTATIVCTFALGTDPTIDQVNVQHGVDLTLAQLPQAVQSYGVTVQKSSGNITIAVAMTSTSSAVSDIDVSNYADVNVIEELKRIPGVGAVSVLGDRTYGMRIWVDPHKLQANGVSLSTIVNAIQANNADVAPGAIGQPPTTGSQPFQIPIKVDGRLTSPEEFKKIVVAVQPNGGYVRLGDVAEVELGAQNYITSARFDGRTAVVLAIQGQPTANSLQISKNVRATMASLAKQFPAGYGYEIAFDTSEFVKSSIEEVVVTLFIAILLVVLVIFLFLQNWHSVLIPSITIPVSLIGTFTIFQILGFSINTLTLFGLTLATGLVVDDAIVVLENIVRHIVDDKSSPFEATARAMREIGGAVIATSLVLMAVFIPVSFLPGTTGQLYRQFALTIAASIGISLFTAMTLAPVLTYQWVHGEEPTKNVFLEWFNKKLAALTASYEGLVPRFIAHARTMVMIFLGGLVLVGALFVVTPQGFIPEEDQSLLFVIVSLPIQSSMDQTTAVVKKMESYMLHLPQVEAVTSGIGFGLANNGSNQATLFVTLKPMKERAGIESSAVYLQYQLYMEFMKMPGVTALPANPPPIPGLGSTGGFAFEIEDVNNLGLDKLSKVAGTILAKAAADPKLEAMRYPTIFSGPYLQANFDRAKAQQFGISPSSFFQTLNASTGSTFVNFFDYGSRSYNVVVQARAKDRATMQSLSRVYVANSAGAMMPASQFLKLQNVNAYVTIMRFNEYNAIEIDGQPSADSSSGNALGTMMRLAKENLPFGMSYAWSGIAREQVSSGPQTIAIFAMGLLFVFLILVAQYESLTTPFVIMLAVPLALLGAVGAIFLRFWAGVVTFLIHSKLAGHPVPIYITTSDVYAQIGYIMLVGLAAKNAILIVEFANQLREEGRDTIDAVTHAAATRLRPILMTSIAFILGILPLAFAHGDGAQSRISLGTAVLGGMLVSTVMNLAIVPVLYVLVVNWTERKKKKPPQTSELPPPPLTEPPPLVSS